The nucleotide window GTCGATTCCCTCCGTCCCCACTGGTTTACTGGGGTTAAATTAAAGAATGTTCATTTCCGAAAAAGAACCACCATCAGCGATCAAGAAGCTTCCGGTTTTTCTGCCGATGCCGTAACCATTCATCCATCGATTCTTTCATTGCTTGTTGGAAAGAAAAGCGCCTCTTTTGATGTCGAATTAGGTGACGGAGAAATCGATGGGAGCTACTCGGGCCGTGAAGAAGGGTTTTCTCTTGACGCGGATATTGACGACGTCGACCTCAAAGAGCTCGCGCTGATCGAAAGCTTAATCGGATTACCATCCACGGGTCTCATCAACGGCAGCATCGAACTCAATGTTGCTAAAGAAGCGGCTGAGAACAACGGAGAAATCGAACTCAGCATCGAAGGGCTGAGTATTGGTGATGATAAAGCCGCGCTTAAAATCAAAGATGTCCCCCCTGGTATGAAGTTAGCAAAAATCGACGCTGGGGACCTCGAAGCCCACGTCAGCATCGAAAACGGTATAGGGAAGATTGACCAATTTCAAAGCAGCGGCAAAGACCTTGAGCTCCAAGGAAGCGGTGAGATTCGGCCACGCTTCCCTTTCAACCAAAGTGCGGTTAACGCGCTTGTTAAGTTCAAGTTTAATGATGCCTACAAAAAGAAGAACGACACGAACATTGGCCTCTTCATGATTCTTGATAACTTGCCGCAAATGAAGCGTGCCAAAACATCAGACGGATGGCTGCAGTACCGTTTGAGGGGCAATTTTACCCGATTGCGCCCTCTTCCTGACGGAAAAGCTCGTAATCCGAGCTAGCGAGCGACTCAAAAAAGGGGATGTTTTTGAGATGACTTCTAGAATAAAACGCCTCGTCGTGTGTTAATAGCGAGATAGCCCTATGAATTCATCCTCGAAAAGCCCCTCCTCTGAAGCTGAGCATCCAGGCAGCGCATCGCTTGCACTTCGGCCAAGCGATGCGCTGGGTCGATTTGACCCACTGCAAGCTTATATGCGTGAAGTGAATGCTTATGCCCTTCTGTCTCATCAGGAACAAAAAGAGCTCGCGGAACGGTACGTGGAAACAGGAGACTTGGATGCTGCGGCTCAGCTTGTTACGGCAAACCTACGCTTGGTTGTAAAGATTGCCTACGAGTACCGTCGTGCTTACAAGAATATTCTTGACTTGATCCAAGAAGGAAACATTGGACTCATGCAAGCCGTAAAAAAATACGACCCTTACCGCGGCGTAAAGCTTTCAACTTACGCAGCTTGGTGGATTAAAGCATATATTCTTCGTTTCATTCTTAACAATTGGCGTCTTGTAAAACTGGGCACAACACAAGCACAGCGAAAACTTTTCTTTAATCTCAACAAGGAAAAAGCCAAACTAACATCGATGGGTATCGAGCCTACCCATCAAGAAATCGCCAAACGGCTGAACGTTAAAGAAGCCGAAGTCGTTCAGATGGAGCGTCGACTGGGCGCTGGGGACCTCTCCCTTGATACTCCGATAGCGGGCAGCCAAGACGATGGCCGTGGCCAAAGCAGACTTGATCTTGTTCCCGATGATAGCTTGGATCAAGCAGACACCGTGCTGGCGGACGCACAAGTCGGTGAACAACTCCGGGCCGTATTGGACAGCTTCTCCTCGACTCTTAAAGACAAAGAGGCTGCTATTTTTAATAAGCGGTTGTTGGCCGATGACCCTTTGACCTTGCAGCAGCTCGGCGACGAATTGGAGTAAGTCGCGAACGAGTTCGGCAAATCGAGCAACGCCTACAAAACAAATTGAAAGTTTTCCTTCAGGAAAAGCTGGGAGAAACGGTAGTTGATATTATTGGCGAATAGATCTTATCCACGCGAAAACAATCTTCGAAGCCAGCGCGATGCTCTGTAAAGGGAAATTGTACGTCGTGGGGGTCCCTATCGGGAATCTCGAGGATATTACCTTTCGAGCACTGAAGGTTTTGAAGGAAGCTGACCTAATTGTTGCCGAAGATACGCGTCGAACTTCAATTTTGTGCTCTCACTATGCGATCACAACAAAGCTGCGGTCCTTTCACAGCTACAGCAGTCCCAAAACGCTGCAGTCCATCGTTTCCAGACTGTCAGAGGGCGAGAA belongs to Myxococcales bacterium and includes:
- the gspN gene encoding type II secretion system protein GspN gives rise to the protein MNLEHLKNLAKESFARAVAYIAKSRRRTLIALGASYLFLFLLFSYLLFPYGQLKDFALQEFHYPRLPNGERGRSAYILEVDSLRPHWFTGVKLKNVHFRKRTTISDQEASGFSADAVTIHPSILSLLVGKKSASFDVELGDGEIDGSYSGREEGFSLDADIDDVDLKELALIESLIGLPSTGLINGSIELNVAKEAAENNGEIELSIEGLSIGDDKAALKIKDVPPGMKLAKIDAGDLEAHVSIENGIGKIDQFQSSGKDLELQGSGEIRPRFPFNQSAVNALVKFKFNDAYKKKNDTNIGLFMILDNLPQMKRAKTSDGWLQYRLRGNFTRLRPLPDGKARNPS